Within the Peromyscus maniculatus bairdii isolate BWxNUB_F1_BW_parent chromosome 2, HU_Pman_BW_mat_3.1, whole genome shotgun sequence genome, the region GGATCCTTGGTTTAGGTCTTCCATTTTCATCTAACTAGGTAGAGTACAGGGAGATAAATAGGTCATCAAGTGACAGTTGATGATGTTGAGGACTGGAAGCACCAAGATGAAGGCTGGAGTCTGGAGGGCACCATTTTGCCCTTTGTGGCTAAACCCAGGGGAAGAGACTGAACTGAAGATAATCTAATGTGTATAAACCTTCCTGTTTGGGTTAGTGCaatgtgtggctcagtgggttcAGTGCTTGCCACactagcctgacaacctgaatcaGATCCATCCGTGTAATCCAagtaaaggtggaagaagagaactgactaccaagtcatcctctgacctctacatgtatgctGTGAAACACCATTAGAAAAGACATAAACCTTTGTGTTTAAAAATCTCAGGCATCACCTCTGGAAGGTAGGGTATATACAACATCACTTTGTGACCTCAGTTATAGAGCCAGACTAGAGCCTGCAGTTTCCGTCCTCATTACTGATTTATGCTCCTGCCACTAACTGTTAGCTAGGTTAGTGCCTGGGGATGACACATTTGGCCACTCCTTGCTAAGATTCCCCAGAAATCCCTCATGCAAAGCATAAGCAGTTTCTCAAATGAAGGAGATCCTGAGTCTTGGACCTTTCTTAAAGCAGGTGCCCCTGTCCATCGTGGCAGACTGGCCTTTCTGAGTGAGAGAGGTGTAGTATGAAATGCTAGGGTCTTGCTGTGGGAAGCAGCACCCATATTCCACAGAGGCTGCTTTAGGTTTTGGGGTTAAAAATTAACGTGTGAACAAacagcaagcagaggcaggccgagctccgtgagttcgagaccagccaggtctacaaagggagttccaggacaaccaaggctctgttacacagaggaactctgtctggaaaaaacaacccaaaaactaACGTTGCaggtcttccccccccccctcaggtACACGATTGGAACTTGTTTGCTTTAGAAACGGTCCATATAGGATTTAGGACCTCTCACTTGAGATTGGCGGGGAGAGGTGGCTGTCAGGTTAACAGATAGGGCCGCAGGAGCAGTATGTTCAGGAAGAGCACCGAATTCCTGAGAACTCAAGAAGCCCTGCGAGTCCTATTTTGCACCCATCATAAGCCACAGGGCTATTCCTAAACCATCTCCAGCCCTAACAGGAGGAGCTCCAAATTCTTTCGTCGCTGCATCATGTCATTTCCGCAGTCCTACAGGCCTTGTGGAGAGacgaaacaacaaaaatattgctCAAGTCCACGCGTGCGCACAGAGCACTATCGGGGATTGTGGACCGATGTAgggttttggttgttttcttgtCCGGAACTGACGAGCTGCTGGAGAACTGGGGCGGAGGGAGCGGTCCCTCTAACCGGAAGCGATTGCTAGCGGGCGCCCAAGAGATGGGTTGACGCAGAGTCGGGCGCCAGAGGGCGCTGGGTAGGATCAGGGTGGGGCGGAACCCTTCCCAGCTTACAGACCGGAAGTAGAGGGCGCTGGGTAGGATCAGGGTGGGGCGGAACTGTTTACAGGCCGGAAGTTCTCAAGGTCAGAGGCATAGTGGTCAGTTTTAACTTCCGGGGTTGGGTCTGTGTGTCGGAAGCTTGAAAGCAATAAGCTGTAGGGGAACTGGAAAGATGAGAGGCTACCGGCCGCTGTCGGCCTGGTTCTGTTTGGTGCGTTCGAGCGTTGACACTATCCCGCGCTGTGGGTTCGGGTGCCTGAGCAGAAACAGTGGGTGGGTGGCTTGCGGGGGTCGCGTTGGTGGAGACAAGTAGAGGCAGGATTTAAGCCAAGAGCGACGTTGAAGATGCCTCATTGCTTGTCAGGGGGATCCTGGGTGGTGGGGGTATGTGAGCCATGCGGCCTGGCCTGCGGGCGACAACTAATAACACTGTCCACCGCCTCTGCATGACCGCAACTGGTACCTGTATTTTAGCTTTGAGCACCTGTGGCCTGGCCATCAACTCACCATGTTCCTGGCGCGCCTGACTTCACAGCTGGTCAGGGCTGTTCCCTGGGCAGGTAAGAGGCCCCGTGGACGCGGAAGCCACGCCTGGGTTGCGGATGAGCGGCCCAGCTCTCCTTCAGCAGTCTTAACTTGCTACTGGAATTAGGGACCTGTCCACAGACTTTTCCCTGCGAACTTCGATGTAATATGGAGGGGTACATCACAACTTTAGGCTAAAGAATAAGGTCCAGGTTTTCCCGTTTTGGGTGTACGTGTTGCCCACGTCTGAGGAGTAGTAGTGTTCTGATCTGGTGTGGTCTCACTAGTAGCGACTCTGTTGTTTCCCCTAGGTTTCAGTCGTTCCTGGCCTGGCTCCTGGGTGATCGGCAGCCATGTTTTTCGACCCCTTTACAGTTTGCAGCCTGCAAGCCTAAGTCGGGCTGCCTCCCTCCCTGGTAAGGGGTCCCAATTGGAACTTGAGGAGTTCCTGGTCCCCAGGAAGATGTCCATCAGTCCACTAGAGAGCTGGCTGACTGCTCGATACCTATTGCCCAGACTGGATGTTGGGGTCCCAATGACTGTGGTTCCCTCCCACTACTACAAGTGTCCGCCcagccaggaggaggaagccaagCAGGGAGTCAGGGACGTCTGGGATGCCACTCCAGTGAAGTGCAAAAATGTGCTGAAGATCCGAAGACGGAAGATGAACCACCACAAATACCGTAAGCTGATCAAGAGGACACGGTTTCAACGACGTAAAGTCCAGGAAGGACGTCTGAAAAGGAAGCAGGTGAATATGGGCTCTCCCTTGGACCTTGATTGGTAGTGGTTGAGAGTGCTTGGCTTGCTAAGAATGAGTTGGTTGCCCCCTCTGCCCTTGCAGATCAAGTTTGAGAAAGATTTGAAGCGCATCTGGCTGAAGGCAGGCCTGAAGGAAGCCCCCGAGAGCTGGCAGACCCCCAAGATCTACATGAAGAACAAATAAGCCTGGAGTCCCATCCCTCTGACCCTCTTCCTGCTGTTGACCCATTATAATAAACGTTGGAAGGACTGAGTTATTTTGGGCTGGCACAGAGCTTCTTTGGTCTGGTGGGAGCTCTCTTGAAGAACAGACTTTCACCTAGGAACCCAGAGCCTGAGGGTGCCTACTGGTTGCCTATGTTCCAGCTGGTCCCTGACACCCAGTCTGACTAATTTGTGCCTTCTGAAATGACAGCCTTGTGTAGAGATATATGCTATGGGATCACTATGAACAGCTCCAGGGAGGTGGGCTTCAGTGTGAATACTGGTGGCATTGGGGCTGAGGGGTATCTGTACTAGGGTGAGTGGTGATTTGATTATGAAGTAAGGGATGGTTTGAGAGAACAAGGTAGGGAAGCAGAAAAGGTCAGGTTTCCCAAAAGATGCACATGGTCCCCTATAGGTGATAAGCCCTTTAAGTTGCCCTGTTGGCTGGGATGGTGTCATCTGGCCACGGGACAGGGTAttaccatggatgccagccttcCCAGATGCTCCAGCCTCTTTTTGACTCCTCAGCCTCTCCTATGTTCTGGATTCTTCAGTGTGTGGGTGGGGGCACTAATCAGAAAGGTTGCCTGAACAGTGTGTTGGTAAGTTCAGTGTTGAGGGCTTACCAAGGAAGATGCTGTTTAGAGTTTTAGCTTGAGTTAGAGACTTATGATTCCAGTATCCCTGCATTGAGAGGAATGTATACTCTGAACAGTTTGGAGGCCTGGAGGGACCCTGGCCTTGTGTACCAAGGTATGAGGGAGCTAGGTATAAGCAGGGGAACCTGGACAGTGCATCTGTTGTGCCTTCTCGTTTACTCTGCTCTCTGATACCTATCTTCAGAGTTAACAAATCTAGGGTAGACTAGATGATATTGATAACCAAATGTTCCTTGGTATCCAGATGGGCCCCTGCTCAATGCATGTGAATCAGTGAATGGGTTTCCAAAAGACATGGTCCCAAAAGGGCATTGTGGTCTCTGCTTTAAAGACTGAAGCTGATTGGGTGGGAGTGCTAAAAACCTCTAATGTAGCTGTGTGTTTACGTGACCATAAGGGGGCAGTAATCAGAGACTCTTGGCATCCCATGGACCTTGGCTGAGGACCAGAGCAGCTGGCTGAGAGCTCCTTTCAGGACTCCCCAGCTGTGATACTCTTCCTGAATCTGGGCGCCTGTGGTGAGTGGAACAGGGGTCCCAGGGCCTGAGTGTCCAAGACTGAGGCTTGGTGAAGGGTAGCCTGCCCTCTCTGAACCAGTTCTGGCCAAGTCTGACCCTGCAGCTCCCTGCTGGCACTTTTGGCTGTCCATAGCTGCTCCTGGTATTTCCTTTCAGCCCTGCCCAAGAGCTGCCCTGTGGCTTACCCCACACTTCT harbors:
- the Aurkaip1 gene encoding small ribosomal subunit protein mS38 isoform X1, producing the protein MRGYRPLSAWFCLVRSSVDTIPRCGFGCLSRNSGFEHLWPGHQLTMFLARLTSQLVRAVPWAGFSRSWPGSWVIGSHVFRPLYSLQPASLSRAASLPGKGSQLELEEFLVPRKMSISPLESWLTARYLLPRLDVGVPMTVVPSHYYKCPPSQEEEAKQGVRDVWDATPVKCKNVLKIRRRKMNHHKYRKLIKRTRFQRRKVQEGRLKRKQIKFEKDLKRIWLKAGLKEAPESWQTPKIYMKNK
- the Aurkaip1 gene encoding small ribosomal subunit protein mS38 isoform X2, which gives rise to MFLARLTSQLVRAVPWAGFSRSWPGSWVIGSHVFRPLYSLQPASLSRAASLPGKGSQLELEEFLVPRKMSISPLESWLTARYLLPRLDVGVPMTVVPSHYYKCPPSQEEEAKQGVRDVWDATPVKCKNVLKIRRRKMNHHKYRKLIKRTRFQRRKVQEGRLKRKQIKFEKDLKRIWLKAGLKEAPESWQTPKIYMKNK